In the genome of Coraliomargarita algicola, one region contains:
- a CDS encoding ATP-binding protein has translation MAAHEDINLDELITHSLSVPDHETLETTSRLAAEKGVDFLAVKRGDTVVGLCSAVKINKCLSARYGHAVYAQRQIVDFIVENPIIVRDDTDVHQTLQQVFNRKREDFHDDIIIVDSHNKLRGLISTDTLIRVQNSLLHKQLKETDEHKQRLQWKNDQLEHLTDELEHTNAKLIEASNVAEQATRLKSEFLANMSHEIRTPMNGIVGMLSLLAETKLDEEQNELVSTAEVSVNALLRIINDILDFSKIEAGKLEIEHERFDLQELLNSCIMLYQERARSKNIQLNHSDCKLPYQLSGDAVRVRQIVNNLVSNAVKFTKAGTVSLSSEIIRESAEEALIRISIRDTGIGIDPANLSNLFKPFVQADGSTSRDFGGTGLGLSISRKLANLMGGEVDCQSTLGVGSVFHVTIPFPKSIELEATSTPSAPSQNEHTPWSETETDHSCADSEDKTALKVLVVEDNAVNRHVAQRFLENLQCCVNFAENGAIAIEKLKEQCFDIIFMDCQMPVMDGYTATRLIRKGVCGPSKTNTFISAMTAHAMQGDRQKCLDAGMDAYVTKPMRVDDLRAVLDECRRKNHATEQQQQAI, from the coding sequence ATGGCTGCACATGAAGACATCAACCTGGACGAGCTGATCACACATTCACTCTCCGTCCCCGACCACGAAACACTAGAAACCACCAGTAGACTCGCCGCCGAAAAGGGGGTCGATTTTCTGGCAGTGAAACGTGGCGATACAGTCGTCGGACTCTGCTCTGCAGTCAAAATCAACAAGTGCCTCAGCGCCCGCTATGGACACGCAGTCTATGCGCAACGCCAGATCGTCGACTTCATCGTTGAAAACCCAATCATCGTCCGCGACGACACCGACGTGCACCAAACCCTGCAGCAAGTCTTCAATCGTAAGCGAGAAGACTTCCACGACGACATCATCATCGTAGATTCGCACAACAAGCTTCGCGGCTTAATCTCCACCGACACACTGATTCGCGTCCAGAACTCGCTACTGCACAAACAGCTCAAAGAAACCGACGAACATAAGCAGCGACTACAGTGGAAGAATGATCAACTGGAACACCTGACCGACGAGCTGGAGCACACCAATGCCAAGCTCATCGAGGCAAGTAACGTAGCCGAGCAAGCCACTCGCCTAAAAAGTGAGTTCCTGGCCAATATGAGCCACGAGATTCGCACCCCGATGAATGGCATCGTCGGCATGCTCTCACTGCTGGCCGAAACCAAACTCGACGAAGAACAAAACGAACTCGTCTCGACCGCCGAAGTGAGCGTCAACGCACTGCTACGCATTATAAACGACATTCTCGATTTTTCTAAAATCGAAGCAGGCAAACTGGAAATCGAGCACGAGCGCTTCGATCTACAGGAGCTGCTCAACTCCTGCATTATGCTCTACCAAGAGCGGGCACGCAGTAAAAACATCCAGCTCAACCATAGCGATTGCAAGCTGCCTTACCAACTGAGTGGCGACGCCGTACGTGTCCGCCAAATTGTCAACAACCTGGTCAGCAATGCAGTCAAATTCACCAAAGCGGGCACCGTTTCACTCAGCAGCGAAATCATTCGCGAAAGCGCAGAAGAGGCACTCATCCGTATCAGCATTCGCGATACCGGCATCGGCATCGATCCTGCCAACCTCTCCAACCTCTTCAAGCCATTCGTCCAGGCCGACGGCTCAACCTCGCGGGACTTTGGAGGCACAGGCCTCGGGCTATCGATTTCTCGCAAGCTCGCCAACTTAATGGGCGGAGAAGTCGATTGCCAAAGCACTCTAGGCGTGGGCTCGGTCTTCCATGTGACCATCCCCTTCCCCAAGAGCATCGAGCTGGAAGCCACTTCAACGCCATCCGCTCCCAGCCAAAATGAGCACACTCCCTGGTCGGAAACGGAAACCGATCACAGCTGCGCAGACTCCGAAGATAAAACCGCGCTTAAAGTTCTGGTAGTCGAAGACAATGCCGTCAATCGACACGTCGCTCAACGCTTTCTGGAAAACCTACAGTGCTGCGTAAATTTCGCCGAAAACGGCGCCATCGCCATCGAAAAGCTCAAGGAGCAATGTTTCGACATTATCTTTATGGATTGCCAGATGCCCGTCATGGATGGCTATACCGCCACCCGGCTGATCCGCAAGGGCGTCTGCGGTCCCAGTAAGACAAACACATTCATTTCCGCCATGACTGCCCACGCCATGCAAGGCGACCGTCAGAAATGCCTCGATGCCGGCATGGATGCCTACGTCACCAAACCCATGCGGGTGGATGACCTACGTGCAGTTCTAGACGAGTGCCGCCGTAAAAATCATGCCACCGAACAACAGCAACAGGCCATTTAA